A genomic window from Cupriavidus basilensis includes:
- a CDS encoding pyrimidine 5'-nucleotidase — MPTISPPLRRSLRGARRRRPAGDNSGRTVWLFDLDNTLHDASHAIFPAINQLMTAYVARVLGCDEATASEVRVKYWQRYGATLLGMIRHHDVDPADFLRAAHDFPELAEMVRVRSGLVGHLRRLPGRKILVTNAPEQYARAVMKVAGIQQCFERVVAIEDMWVHGHLRPKPDRRMLRRLLVQQRVAPHRAVLVEDTLSHLKRYAGTGIRTAWVTGYLRTLAPSRPHDVPMPAGSAVAGASGDAVLRSTLDAQDRQHTGHAAQEHSVTLVAAETQDPPALATGTTAPQALPASAPRVRARIVNRPGYVDVKVQSMHQLQRRMRRIGS, encoded by the coding sequence GTGCCCACTATTTCCCCGCCCTTGCGCCGCAGCCTGCGCGGTGCGCGCCGACGCCGCCCCGCGGGCGACAATTCCGGCCGCACGGTCTGGCTGTTCGACCTCGACAACACGCTGCACGACGCGTCGCATGCGATCTTTCCCGCCATCAACCAGTTGATGACGGCGTATGTCGCACGCGTGCTGGGCTGTGACGAGGCCACCGCCAGTGAGGTTCGGGTGAAGTACTGGCAGCGCTATGGCGCGACGCTGCTGGGCATGATCCGCCACCACGATGTAGACCCGGCCGACTTCCTGCGCGCCGCGCATGATTTCCCCGAGCTGGCGGAGATGGTGCGGGTGCGCAGTGGCCTGGTCGGCCACCTGCGCCGCCTGCCCGGGCGCAAGATCCTGGTGACCAACGCACCGGAGCAATACGCGCGCGCGGTCATGAAGGTGGCTGGCATCCAACAGTGTTTCGAGCGGGTGGTCGCCATTGAGGACATGTGGGTGCACGGCCATCTGCGGCCCAAGCCGGACCGGCGCATGCTGCGCCGGTTGCTGGTGCAGCAGCGGGTGGCGCCGCACCGCGCGGTGCTGGTGGAAGACACGTTGTCCCACCTCAAGCGCTACGCGGGCACGGGCATTCGCACGGCCTGGGTGACGGGCTACCTGCGCACGCTGGCGCCATCGCGCCCGCACGACGTGCCGATGCCCGCGGGTTCCGCCGTGGCGGGCGCCAGCGGCGACGCCGTGCTGCGCAGCACGCTGGATGCGCAGGACCGGCAGCACACCGGCCACGCCGCGCAGGAACATTCAGTGACGCTGGTGGCGGCCGAGACGCAGGATCCGCCCGCGCTGGCGACTGGCACGACAGCGCCGCAGGCGCTGCCGGCATCGGCGCCGCGCGTGCGCGCGCGGATCGTAAATCGCCCCGGCTATGTGGACGTAAAAGTACAATCCATGCATCAACTCCAACGACGAATGCGGAGAATCGGGTCATGA
- the slmA gene encoding nucleoid occlusion factor SlmA, with protein sequence MMHSNGHPSGAAPAAAGQGAGADGAPARKRPRPGERRVQILQTLAGMLEVPRGEKVTTAALAAKLSVSEAALYRHFASKAQMFEGLIGFIEQTVFGLINQITTQEEHGLRQAHAVVRMLLSFAEKNPGMTRVLTGEALVGEHDRLQERINQVVDRIEASLRQCLKIAISQGAFPPDADVPVRAALIVATVQGQWHRYAKSGFRKLPSENADAQLRVLLG encoded by the coding sequence ATGATGCACAGTAACGGGCACCCATCGGGTGCGGCTCCGGCCGCCGCCGGGCAGGGCGCAGGCGCCGACGGGGCGCCGGCACGCAAACGCCCGCGTCCTGGCGAGCGGCGTGTGCAGATACTGCAGACGCTGGCCGGGATGCTGGAAGTGCCGCGTGGGGAAAAGGTCACCACCGCGGCGCTGGCTGCCAAGCTCAGCGTATCGGAGGCGGCGCTGTACCGCCATTTCGCCAGCAAGGCGCAGATGTTCGAAGGCCTGATCGGCTTTATCGAGCAGACCGTCTTCGGACTGATCAACCAGATCACCACCCAGGAAGAACATGGCCTGCGCCAGGCGCACGCCGTGGTGCGCATGCTGCTGTCCTTTGCCGAGAAAAATCCCGGCATGACGCGCGTGCTGACCGGCGAAGCGCTGGTGGGCGAGCATGATCGCCTGCAGGAGCGCATCAACCAGGTAGTGGACCGGATCGAGGCCTCGCTGCGGCAGTGCCTGAAGATCGCCATCAGCCAGGGTGCGTTTCCGCCCGACGCCGATGTGCCGGTGCGCGCCGCGCTGATCGTGGCGACCGTGCAGGGGCAGTGGCATCGCTATGCCAAGAGCGGCTTTCGCAAACTGCCCAGCGAGAATGCGGACGCGCAGTTGCGCGTGTTGCTCGGCTAG